In Paenibacillus kyungheensis, the following are encoded in one genomic region:
- a CDS encoding glycerol dehydrogenase, whose amino-acid sequence MTERIFISPGKYVQGRDVTDKAGEYVKGISDGKALVIADDIVWDIAGNRVLESLDKAGVQYTKAVFNGEASTNEINRLAGLGKEGQATIVVGVGGGKTLDTAKAVSDQLGGYSVIIPTTASTDAPTSALSVIYSDEGVFESYKFYNKNPDLILVDTKTIAGAPPRFLSSGIADALATWVEARAVIEARATTMAGGLTTIAAEAIARKCEEVLFDYGVLAYESVKRKVVTPALESVVEANTLLSGLGFESGGLAAAHAIHNGFTVLDGEIHHMTHGEKVAFGTLSQLALEKRSIEEIERYIAFYISLELPVTLEDLHLQDATDEDLYRVAEAATKADETAHNLPFPVTADDVKDAIIAADQYSKAYKAKLKNQ is encoded by the coding sequence ATGACAGAACGCATATTTATCAGCCCGGGAAAATACGTACAGGGTAGAGATGTTACTGATAAAGCAGGAGAATATGTAAAAGGAATTAGCGATGGCAAAGCATTGGTAATCGCCGATGATATTGTCTGGGATATTGCAGGTAACCGGGTATTAGAAAGCTTGGACAAAGCGGGTGTACAGTACACCAAAGCCGTATTTAATGGTGAAGCTTCAACCAATGAGATTAATCGCCTAGCTGGACTCGGTAAAGAAGGTCAAGCCACTATCGTTGTGGGTGTAGGTGGCGGTAAAACGTTAGATACAGCCAAAGCGGTTAGCGATCAGTTAGGTGGATATAGTGTGATTATCCCAACAACTGCTTCTACAGATGCGCCAACCAGTGCACTTTCTGTTATCTACTCAGATGAAGGTGTATTTGAAAGTTATAAATTTTACAATAAAAATCCTGACTTGATTCTTGTCGATACCAAAACGATTGCAGGGGCACCGCCACGCTTCCTATCTTCAGGTATAGCAGATGCTCTGGCAACATGGGTAGAAGCAAGAGCGGTTATCGAAGCGCGTGCAACAACAATGGCAGGTGGTCTAACAACGATTGCGGCTGAAGCGATTGCCCGTAAATGTGAAGAAGTATTGTTCGACTATGGTGTACTTGCTTATGAATCGGTTAAACGCAAAGTGGTTACACCTGCGCTTGAATCAGTTGTAGAAGCGAATACACTACTAAGTGGACTAGGATTCGAAAGTGGTGGTCTAGCCGCGGCACATGCGATCCATAACGGATTCACTGTATTAGATGGAGAGATTCATCATATGACACATGGTGAAAAAGTCGCTTTCGGTACATTGTCGCAACTGGCACTTGAAAAACGTTCTATTGAAGAAATCGAGCGTTATATTGCTTTCTATATCAGCTTGGAATTACCTGTTACATTAGAAGATCTACATTTACAAGATGCAACAGATGAAGATCTTTATCGTGTAGCAGAAGCAGCTACCAAAGCAGATGAGACTGCTCATAATCTTCCGTTCCCTGTGACCGCCGATGATGTCAAAGATGCTATTATCGCAGCCGATCAATACTCTAAAGCATACAAAGCTAAATTGAAAAATCAATAA
- a CDS encoding MFS transporter: MRKFAFASYLMYFLAGLVVTTIGAIMPQLLGHYNLSYTEGGTLVFIGSIGFLIGVPLSAYMMHRFGEKVTLAISALVIAVTQGMMLTLPQYSWITVLNFFNSLSVSAIEVVVAALVMERFVSRRAVTMSYLEVSFGLGALGMPVFASGFIALGHWQWVFAVTGLISLVMGIVWMRIQYSGEEESSAHQAIDAVEVAPSATVTGRHKIVLLSIFLLMIFVYCGIEGSLNNFLSSIFITYFGSSEYYASISIGAFWGAMVVGRLATGWIIRRVNYSRFLLISMSLSLLVLLAFLVFRQEWAGYLLVPLLGFTMSGVYSITMVYANHTLPGMARTVTSLITGFAGFGNAVFPVLIGYTMDRAPIQVSLMLIASYAVAFLILLLIIMGNYRKWKRTDAHEAVKA; encoded by the coding sequence ATGAGAAAGTTTGCGTTTGCTTCATATCTAATGTATTTTCTAGCAGGATTAGTCGTCACTACGATTGGAGCGATTATGCCGCAGTTACTCGGGCATTACAATCTAAGTTATACTGAAGGTGGAACACTGGTATTTATCGGTTCAATCGGATTCCTAATCGGAGTTCCATTGTCTGCTTATATGATGCACCGATTTGGTGAAAAGGTCACACTGGCAATTTCTGCCCTTGTTATCGCTGTAACGCAGGGGATGATGCTAACATTACCGCAGTATTCGTGGATTACAGTCTTGAACTTTTTTAACAGTCTAAGTGTATCTGCGATTGAAGTTGTAGTCGCGGCGTTAGTTATGGAGCGATTTGTAAGTCGTAGAGCGGTAACGATGAGTTATTTGGAAGTGTCTTTCGGTCTGGGAGCGTTAGGGATGCCTGTTTTTGCAAGCGGTTTTATTGCACTCGGGCACTGGCAATGGGTATTTGCAGTAACAGGATTGATCTCACTTGTGATGGGGATTGTATGGATGCGGATTCAATATTCTGGTGAAGAAGAGTCTTCAGCTCATCAAGCTATCGATGCGGTAGAAGTTGCACCTTCGGCTACTGTAACAGGCAGACATAAAATAGTATTATTAAGCATATTTTTGCTGATGATTTTTGTATATTGTGGAATTGAAGGCAGTCTCAATAATTTCTTATCATCTATCTTTATTACGTATTTCGGCAGTTCGGAATATTATGCTTCGATCAGTATTGGTGCATTCTGGGGAGCGATGGTCGTTGGACGACTTGCAACCGGTTGGATTATCCGTCGTGTGAATTACAGTCGTTTTCTATTGATTAGTATGTCGCTTAGTCTATTGGTTCTGCTAGCATTTCTAGTATTCCGTCAAGAATGGGCTGGATATCTGTTAGTACCATTGTTAGGATTTACGATGTCAGGTGTCTATTCGATCACAATGGTCTATGCCAATCATACACTACCCGGTATGGCACGTACGGTTACCAGTCTGATTACAGGATTTGCAGGCTTCGGTAATGCAGTATTCCCTGTATTGATCGGCTATACGATGGATCGTGCACCGATTCAAGTGTCTTTGATGTTGATCGCCAGTTATGCGGTAGCCTTTTTAATTCTGTTATTGATCATTATGGGCAATTATCGCAAATGGAAACGTACAGATGCACACGAAGCAGTAAAGGCATGA
- a CDS encoding cupin domain-containing protein, giving the protein MSNLGLWEDAEPGVKRCILNANAGLMMMEVHFAKGAEGYQHHHPHQQMSYCLRGSFTFTIDNQQTTLTQGQSINIPPHASHGVVALEEDSALLDVFTPIREDLLKL; this is encoded by the coding sequence ATGAGTAATCTAGGTTTATGGGAAGATGCAGAACCTGGGGTAAAACGCTGTATTTTGAATGCCAATGCAGGCTTAATGATGATGGAAGTTCACTTTGCCAAAGGAGCAGAAGGATACCAGCATCACCATCCTCATCAGCAGATGAGTTATTGTCTACGGGGTTCATTTACATTCACGATCGATAATCAGCAGACAACACTTACTCAAGGGCAGTCTATCAATATTCCGCCTCATGCCAGTCATGGAGTTGTAGCACTGGAAGAAGATTCTGCTCTGCTAGATGTATTTACTCCGATTCGCGAAGATTTGTTAAAATTGTAA
- a CDS encoding ribonuclease yields MKRFLSTALLALMLTVVFFTGSQVTPVAQPEKASAATCTIINTFTGVSNYIKANKTLPCNFITKSQASALGWVSSKGNLADVAPGKSIGGDVFSNREGLLPTASGRTWREADINYTSGFRNSDRILYSNDGLVYKTTDHYASFTKM; encoded by the coding sequence ATGAAAAGATTTTTGTCCACAGCACTACTTGCATTGATGTTAACGGTTGTCTTCTTTACCGGTTCACAAGTAACACCTGTTGCACAGCCAGAAAAAGCTTCAGCAGCGACTTGTACGATTATCAACACATTTACAGGTGTATCGAATTACATCAAAGCGAACAAAACATTGCCTTGTAACTTTATTACGAAATCTCAAGCATCAGCACTTGGATGGGTGTCTTCGAAAGGAAACCTGGCAGATGTAGCTCCGGGTAAAAGTATCGGTGGAGATGTATTCAGCAACCGCGAAGGATTACTTCCAACAGCAAGTGGACGCACATGGCGTGAGGCAGATATTAACTACACTTCCGGCTTCCGCAACTCCGATCGTATCTTGTACTCTAACGACGGTCTAGTGTACAAAACAACAGATCACTATGCTTCATTTACCAAAATGTAG
- a CDS encoding barstar family protein: protein MKMVTINGEDFHTITELHETLQQKLELPEFYGKNLDALWDCLTGMIELPLQMEWLNYDVSRQRLGDKADQVLSVLEEAQAEGNGFRIWVRDEVED, encoded by the coding sequence ATGAAAATGGTAACGATCAATGGCGAGGACTTTCATACGATCACCGAATTACACGAGACTTTACAACAGAAGCTAGAATTGCCTGAATTTTATGGAAAAAATCTAGATGCACTATGGGATTGCTTAACAGGCATGATCGAATTGCCATTACAGATGGAATGGTTGAATTATGATGTAAGCCGTCAACGTCTAGGTGATAAAGCCGATCAGGTGCTGAGTGTATTGGAAGAAGCTCAAGCGGAAGGTAATGGCTTTCGGATATGGGTAAGGGATGAAGTGGAAGATTGA
- a CDS encoding M48 family metalloprotease translates to MIILFLVSILSNIISIAYSIDLIIKSRSKSEGFILQYSLPFLVTFLSPLLITHLFNFSIWMSLILVIGIGIKFTYFFSNSYNESVSYIMETDNCEHLRNPKLEDLIVKMCLEQGINKIDIDLINNSKEINAQASSKLRSRQHQISITKKSLDLEYNTVIALVAHEIFHLKFMDTTVIANLKRVLNNLCLFVSFIVFVQFLNFISEYLSFYNFLTLIFCLIALLYFILMMIFLLIDNRRFWNQIQELKADRFASQLSNVGAREYIKLLHILKSQEDYHWANYTWYQKIYFKYFLILDHPSIDRRIYLIENYKKWTYMDLTKHLFLMMKWFLTGKGWIGR, encoded by the coding sequence ATGATTATTTTATTTTTAGTTTCTATTTTAAGTAATATTATAAGTATAGCTTATTCTATTGATCTAATTATTAAATCTAGATCAAAATCAGAAGGATTTATATTACAATATAGTTTACCATTTTTAGTAACTTTTCTATCTCCCTTATTAATAACTCATTTATTTAATTTTTCTATTTGGATGTCATTAATTTTAGTTATAGGAATTGGTATAAAATTCACATATTTTTTTAGTAACAGTTATAACGAAAGTGTTAGCTACATAATGGAAACAGATAATTGTGAGCATTTGAGGAATCCAAAATTAGAAGATTTAATTGTGAAAATGTGTTTAGAACAGGGAATAAACAAAATTGATATTGATTTAATAAATAATTCTAAAGAAATTAATGCTCAAGCATCTTCTAAGTTACGTTCTAGACAACATCAAATTAGTATTACAAAAAAGAGTTTAGATTTAGAATATAATACTGTAATAGCATTAGTAGCTCATGAAATATTTCATTTAAAGTTTATGGATACTACTGTCATAGCAAATTTGAAAAGAGTATTAAATAATTTATGTTTGTTTGTTAGTTTTATTGTATTTGTACAATTTTTAAATTTTATTAGTGAATATTTAAGTTTTTACAATTTTCTGACCCTTATATTTTGTTTAATTGCATTACTTTATTTTATTCTCATGATGATTTTTTTATTAATAGACAATAGAAGATTTTGGAACCAAATTCAAGAATTAAAAGCTGATAGATTTGCAAGCCAATTATCTAATGTTGGAGCAAGGGAATATATTAAATTACTTCATATTTTGAAGAGTCAAGAAGATTATCATTGGGCTAATTATACTTGGTACCAAAAAATATATTTTAAGTATTTTTTGATATTAGACCATCCTTCTATTGATAGAAGAATATACTTGATAGAAAATTATAAGAAATGGACATACATGGATCTTACAAAACATCTTTTTTTAATGATGAAATGGTTCTTGACTGGAAAAGGATGGATTGGAAGATAA
- a CDS encoding DUF6615 family protein: MEYYVSKKIIKKISQRIWNLLRQEKVTRSMVRETTLTDIIFSELINHSNNSILAKQREKEESKNGADMEWWMWSRSSRKAISFRIQAKKLDYKTSSYLKLDHKHQMENLINTSMEENFVPIYFFYNYLDDEQNIYHSWEYAFAHDIASIKSDNQLRNFKKRIILESYCKPVDDFFCESDDILEYILKSYLKVNPSIIKENYYKEKLPTYIQELRKSRKKLLNRKLNKKKQVTNVGSNMLPKDSSFKAFINEIFNLSFLGLIDWLKVEISPINHVKFPLNAPDVKYIIFTEI; this comes from the coding sequence TTGGAATATTATGTGTCAAAAAAGATTATCAAGAAAATATCTCAAAGAATTTGGAACTTATTACGTCAGGAAAAAGTAACCAGATCTATGGTAAGAGAAACTACTTTAACAGATATTATTTTCTCTGAGCTAATAAATCATAGTAATAACTCTATATTAGCTAAACAAAGAGAGAAAGAAGAATCTAAAAATGGAGCTGATATGGAATGGTGGATGTGGAGTCGTTCAAGTAGAAAAGCTATAAGTTTTAGAATTCAAGCTAAAAAACTTGATTATAAAACTTCAAGTTATTTAAAATTAGATCATAAGCATCAAATGGAAAATTTGATCAACACGTCAATGGAAGAAAATTTTGTACCTATTTACTTTTTTTATAATTATCTTGATGATGAGCAGAATATATACCATTCATGGGAGTACGCTTTTGCTCACGATATAGCTAGTATAAAATCTGACAATCAATTAAGAAATTTTAAAAAAAGAATTATTTTAGAAAGTTATTGTAAGCCTGTAGATGATTTTTTTTGCGAATCAGATGATATTTTAGAATATATACTCAAATCTTATTTAAAAGTAAATCCATCTATTATTAAAGAAAATTATTATAAAGAAAAGTTACCAACATACATTCAGGAACTTCGAAAATCCAGAAAAAAATTATTGAATCGAAAGTTGAATAAGAAAAAACAAGTTACAAATGTTGGATCAAATATGTTACCAAAAGATTCATCATTTAAAGCTTTTATAAATGAAATATTTAATCTTTCTTTTTTAGGATTAATTGATTGGTTAAAAGTAGAAATATCACCAATAAATCATGTGAAGTTTCCACTTAATGCTCCAGATGTCAAGTATATTATATTTACAGAAATATAA
- a CDS encoding ribonuclease domain-containing protein — translation MKKILSGIVLILVLGVIFITQLQDGSSTNTSTTASNQTAQVDSNDSQTPNQSSSKSTNNTSQTQNNQSSNTNKSNTSNTCKVINTFDGVANYLKEYKKLPCNYITKSKAESLGWESSKGNLDKVAPGKSIGGDYFSNYEKLLPTSKGRKWHEADINYTSGFRGANRILYSTDGLIYKTTDHYDSFQQIK, via the coding sequence TTGAAAAAGATATTATCAGGTATTGTACTGATTCTGGTATTGGGTGTTATCTTTATCACCCAATTGCAAGATGGATCTTCTACAAATACAAGTACCACAGCATCTAATCAGACCGCACAGGTTGATTCAAATGATTCGCAGACACCGAATCAATCGTCAAGTAAATCGACAAACAACACTAGCCAAACCCAAAATAACCAGAGTAGCAACACCAACAAGTCTAATACATCGAATACGTGCAAAGTTATCAATACCTTTGACGGTGTTGCGAATTATCTGAAAGAATACAAAAAATTACCTTGTAACTATATCACCAAGTCCAAAGCAGAATCGTTGGGCTGGGAATCGTCGAAAGGTAATCTGGATAAAGTTGCCCCTGGTAAAAGTATTGGTGGAGATTATTTTAGTAACTACGAAAAATTGTTGCCTACATCCAAAGGGCGCAAATGGCATGAAGCTGATATCAACTACACGTCTGGTTTTCGGGGAGCTAATCGGATATTGTACTCTACCGATGGCTTAATTTATAAAACAACCGATCATTACGATTCATTTCAACAGATCAAATAA
- a CDS encoding tetratricopeptide repeat protein, with translation MTNNQMQQAIELRKDGQAEQAKTILLNLLFSDPNDPGLLYQVAWTYDNLGLEAQAVPYYEQALANGLEGEDRQGAMLGLGSTYRTLAHYDKAAALFKQAIQEYPEAREFKVFYAMVLYNLEQYAEGMKLLMTELAETTSDKGIEQYQRAILFYADKLDQVWE, from the coding sequence ATGACAAATAATCAGATGCAACAAGCGATTGAATTACGCAAAGATGGACAAGCCGAACAAGCAAAGACGATTTTACTGAATCTATTGTTTTCAGATCCCAATGATCCTGGGTTGTTATATCAGGTGGCATGGACGTATGACAATCTAGGATTAGAAGCACAAGCTGTGCCTTATTATGAACAAGCTCTTGCCAATGGATTAGAAGGGGAAGATCGTCAGGGAGCGATGCTGGGACTCGGTAGTACTTATCGCACATTAGCTCATTACGACAAGGCAGCGGCTCTTTTTAAGCAAGCGATTCAAGAGTATCCTGAAGCACGAGAATTTAAAGTGTTTTATGCGATGGTGTTATACAATCTAGAACAATATGCAGAAGGAATGAAGCTATTAATGACTGAACTTGCAGAGACAACCAGTGATAAAGGGATTGAACAGTATCAGCGAGCGATTTTATTTTATGCGGACAAGTTAGATCAGGTGTGGGAGTAA
- a CDS encoding GNAT family N-acetyltransferase: MHTCSIRAVTADDQDFLWETLYLSLYVREGEKPFEREVIHEPHLAKYVEHWGQAGDIGYIAINDQQQPIGAVTARVLPEDNQGYGYIDDVTPELGLAVLDDYRGQGIGTALMEALLTELRQQQIAQVSLSVDPSNPVVRLYKRLGFQEVGTVGTSITMLFVL; encoded by the coding sequence ATGCATACATGTAGTATACGAGCCGTTACAGCAGATGATCAGGATTTTTTGTGGGAGACGTTGTATTTGTCGCTATATGTACGTGAAGGGGAAAAGCCTTTTGAGCGGGAAGTAATTCATGAACCACATTTAGCAAAGTATGTGGAACATTGGGGTCAAGCTGGAGATATAGGTTATATAGCAATCAACGACCAACAACAACCGATTGGAGCTGTAACCGCTAGAGTCTTACCTGAAGATAATCAGGGATATGGTTATATTGATGATGTGACGCCAGAGTTAGGATTAGCTGTATTGGATGATTATCGCGGGCAGGGTATCGGTACAGCACTGATGGAAGCATTGCTTACTGAATTGCGACAACAGCAGATTGCTCAAGTCTCATTAAGTGTTGACCCGAGCAATCCAGTGGTGCGTTTGTATAAGCGGCTAGGATTTCAAGAAGTAGGTACTGTTGGCACATCGATTACAATGTTATTCGTCTTATAA
- a CDS encoding LysR family transcriptional regulator, with protein sequence MLNQLDGKYIYTFLKTYEQRNISKASIMLGFSQSTVTNHIQILEELLHVQLFYRTINGVIPTEKGKLFATYAYTLLQLTEQLHDNLHEVQGIIRIKALESFCVTHFSKPIFDFLEDYPTSEIKLTTGFHQSMIDDVINQKIDLGIAPIDPKLSAIRYTPILEEEFVLIASTRVSEEKLLSHEVRMIGFGSNCIYQSIANKVLVDHGKLDYQNIEYASLEMIKQTVLNGIGIALVPKCSVESELQANTLKIVSLGEPIMISHGIIELKSKPHNEITELFKQRIIDHFQVNDSLSTSSIHL encoded by the coding sequence ATGCTAAATCAACTGGATGGTAAATATATTTATACGTTTCTCAAAACATATGAGCAACGAAATATCAGTAAAGCTTCGATAATGTTAGGCTTTTCTCAATCAACGGTGACTAATCATATTCAGATTCTGGAAGAACTACTACATGTGCAGTTATTCTATCGAACGATTAACGGTGTCATTCCTACAGAAAAAGGAAAACTATTTGCAACATATGCTTATACGTTATTACAACTGACCGAACAGTTACACGATAATCTTCATGAAGTGCAAGGAATTATTCGAATTAAAGCGTTGGAATCATTTTGCGTGACTCACTTCTCTAAGCCTATCTTCGACTTTCTGGAAGATTATCCGACATCAGAAATTAAATTAACAACAGGTTTTCATCAAAGTATGATCGATGATGTGATTAACCAAAAAATCGATTTGGGTATTGCTCCTATCGATCCCAAGCTTAGTGCTATTCGTTATACGCCTATTTTAGAAGAAGAATTTGTCTTGATCGCTTCTACCCGGGTAAGTGAGGAAAAGCTACTAAGTCATGAAGTTCGGATGATAGGCTTCGGTAGTAATTGTATTTATCAATCTATAGCTAATAAAGTGCTCGTCGATCATGGCAAGTTGGATTATCAGAATATTGAGTATGCTAGCTTAGAAATGATCAAACAAACAGTGCTAAATGGTATAGGTATTGCGCTCGTTCCCAAGTGCTCTGTCGAAAGCGAACTTCAAGCTAATACGTTAAAAATAGTATCTCTCGGTGAACCTATTATGATAAGTCATGGCATTATCGAATTAAAGTCCAAACCTCATAATGAAATTACAGAGTTATTCAAACAACGTATTATTGATCACTTCCAAGTGAATGATTCACTATCCACCTCATCTATACATTTATAA
- a CDS encoding HPP family protein — MEKAIKAYFAKFVTHARSPLKINIWQAVVAFVGGFLTILLLESIAEGLQWSLVIAPFGASCVLAFVLPEAPVSQPRNIIGGHMVTTLCGLTVYHLWGNSIWSLSVAVGLGIALMLLTKTTHPPAGANPIVVITAASTWSFLVTPVLIGSIVIVCVAVLYNNLIKNRKYPTFWI; from the coding sequence GTGGAGAAAGCAATAAAAGCCTATTTTGCTAAATTCGTAACACATGCGAGGTCGCCTTTGAAAATAAATATATGGCAGGCTGTCGTTGCTTTTGTAGGAGGATTTTTGACGATACTTCTATTAGAAAGTATTGCTGAAGGATTGCAATGGTCTTTAGTAATAGCTCCTTTTGGAGCAAGTTGTGTGCTGGCTTTTGTACTGCCAGAGGCTCCTGTATCACAGCCAAGAAATATTATAGGTGGACATATGGTCACAACTTTGTGCGGTCTGACAGTGTATCATCTTTGGGGAAATAGTATTTGGTCTTTGTCGGTTGCTGTTGGATTAGGCATCGCGCTAATGTTACTGACCAAAACGACTCATCCGCCTGCTGGAGCCAATCCTATTGTAGTTATAACCGCAGCAAGTACGTGGTCTTTTCTAGTGACTCCGGTATTAATCGGCTCAATTGTTATCGTATGCGTAGCTGTGCTCTACAATAATTTAATCAAAAATAGAAAATATCCTACATTTTGGATATAA
- a CDS encoding superoxide dismutase family protein, translating into MKKPLGKKHMVLSFLGGALFFSGISFAADATTVTPNTEALKFYVDGEQKVTSAQYNNQGSVVPQSFTYSGTTYVPIRHVSDLLGNKMYWEPHSATISVNSPVVEIKNAKGESIGTAMLTQDQNNVNIKINVKNLPAGKHGIHVHQSAITNNDFATAGSHLNPGGHEHGRLNPKGQHTGDLPNLEVAADGTANATMVLPNASLEKGDEHSLLGASIIIHAAPDDEMTDPTGNSGDRIAGGNIPQ; encoded by the coding sequence ATGAAGAAGCCTTTAGGTAAGAAGCATATGGTACTCTCTTTTCTTGGTGGAGCTTTATTTTTCTCAGGAATTTCGTTTGCGGCAGATGCGACGACAGTGACTCCAAATACAGAGGCTTTAAAATTTTACGTAGATGGTGAACAAAAAGTCACTTCAGCTCAATATAATAATCAAGGTAGTGTTGTCCCGCAGTCTTTTACGTATAGTGGAACAACCTATGTACCTATTCGTCATGTAAGCGATCTACTCGGGAACAAAATGTACTGGGAACCTCATTCTGCTACGATCTCTGTGAACAGTCCAGTCGTCGAGATCAAAAATGCTAAAGGCGAGTCCATAGGTACAGCGATGCTGACACAAGATCAGAATAATGTGAATATCAAAATTAATGTCAAAAATCTACCCGCAGGCAAGCATGGAATACATGTTCACCAATCGGCTATTACCAATAACGATTTTGCGACAGCAGGATCACATCTTAATCCAGGCGGACATGAACATGGTCGACTTAATCCTAAAGGACAACATACAGGCGATCTACCTAACTTAGAAGTAGCCGCAGATGGTACAGCTAATGCCACAATGGTATTGCCAAATGCCAGTCTAGAAAAAGGAGATGAACATTCTCTTTTAGGTGCTTCTATTATTATTCACGCTGCTCCTGATGATGAAATGACGGATCCGACCGGAAATTCAGGAGATCGTATCGCTGGCGGAAATATTCCCCAGTAA
- a CDS encoding class I SAM-dependent methyltransferase, which translates to MRQNIYDDPTFFEYYKELRSSGITFNDFVEQPALKALLPDLQGLQVLDMGCGFGKLALAMVEQGADHVTGADISSKMLSIAPKIPQITYIHAPMEELEFEAESFDLIVSSLAFHYVADYDRLMAQIAKWLRPGGTLVFSTEHPITTAKLDMDGWIEDEQGNKLHYAIDNYGEEGQRSTHWVVDNVIKYHRKVSTLVNGMIAHGLMIQQITEPESTPEGLEKMPKLEQERRKPSFILFKAVKL; encoded by the coding sequence ATGCGTCAAAATATTTATGATGATCCTACTTTTTTTGAATATTATAAAGAGTTGCGGAGCTCAGGGATTACATTTAATGATTTTGTAGAGCAACCTGCTTTGAAAGCATTATTACCAGATCTACAAGGATTGCAGGTACTTGATATGGGCTGTGGATTTGGTAAGTTAGCTTTAGCTATGGTCGAGCAAGGAGCAGACCATGTCACTGGAGCTGATATTTCAAGTAAAATGTTAAGTATTGCGCCGAAGATTCCGCAAATTACATATATTCATGCACCGATGGAAGAATTAGAGTTTGAAGCAGAATCATTTGACTTGATTGTAAGTTCTTTAGCCTTTCATTATGTAGCAGACTATGATCGCCTGATGGCACAGATTGCAAAGTGGTTACGCCCGGGAGGAACATTGGTCTTTTCAACCGAACATCCGATTACGACAGCCAAGCTAGATATGGACGGTTGGATAGAAGACGAGCAAGGGAATAAACTTCATTATGCGATAGATAATTATGGCGAAGAAGGACAGCGCAGTACACATTGGGTAGTCGACAACGTGATTAAGTACCATCGGAAAGTATCAACACTGGTAAATGGCATGATTGCTCATGGACTGATGATACAACAAATCACCGAACCCGAATCGACTCCCGAAGGGTTGGAGAAAATGCCGAAGCTTGAACAAGAACGAAGAAAGCCTTCTTTTATTTTGTTTAAAGCGGTCAAATTGTAA
- a CDS encoding sugar O-acetyltransferase yields MPTDKERMLAQKLYMAGVGELALDNKKSRMLTRLFNNTTEEQQEYRTELLQQLFESVGEKVFIEPPFRCDYGCHITVGDYFYANFDCIIIDVAKVKIGNNVFFGPRVGVYTAGHPIDPDVRNTLLEFGKEITIGDNVWVGGNTVINPGVTIGNNVVIGSGSIVTKDIPDNVIAVGNPCKVLRAITEEDKQYWEQQKAEYEAEIEH; encoded by the coding sequence ATGCCAACAGATAAAGAAAGAATGCTAGCGCAAAAGTTATATATGGCAGGGGTTGGAGAGCTGGCGCTAGATAATAAAAAATCTCGTATGCTTACCCGATTATTTAATAACACAACCGAAGAACAACAGGAGTATCGCACGGAATTACTTCAGCAATTATTTGAATCGGTGGGTGAAAAAGTATTTATTGAACCGCCGTTCCGTTGTGATTATGGTTGTCATATTACGGTTGGCGATTATTTTTATGCGAATTTTGATTGTATTATTATTGATGTTGCCAAAGTGAAGATAGGGAACAATGTGTTTTTCGGTCCCAGAGTAGGCGTGTATACTGCGGGGCATCCGATTGATCCTGATGTGCGTAATACCCTTTTAGAATTCGGCAAAGAAATCACAATAGGAGATAATGTGTGGGTAGGTGGGAATACAGTGATTAATCCAGGTGTAACGATTGGGAATAATGTTGTCATTGGTTCAGGATCTATTGTAACTAAAGATATTCCTGACAACGTAATCGCTGTAGGGAATCCTTGCAAAGTACTACGTGCTATTACAGAGGAAGATAAGCAGTATTGGGAACAGCAAAAAGCAGAATATGAAGCAGAGATTGAACATTAG